A single Paenibacillus kribbensis DNA region contains:
- a CDS encoding rhomboid family intramembrane serine protease, protein MIFLRYENWKSYLRFYPVTCLILLINIVMFIVLTVQGGSQNSLTLIRYGALINEAPFTDQLWRYVSAIFLHAGFDHLLFNSFAILVFAPPLERLLGSLRYVLLYLVTGIVGNVMSIAHYNMVAETTISVGASGAIYGIYGAFLYVALFQRSFMDDASRKTLYTLLGFGILFSFAVANINWTAHFGGLLSGFFLYGLMVRLTGQRKRH, encoded by the coding sequence TTGATTTTTTTACGTTATGAGAACTGGAAAAGTTATTTGCGTTTTTACCCGGTGACCTGTCTGATTTTGCTCATCAATATTGTGATGTTTATTGTGCTTACCGTACAGGGGGGATCGCAGAATAGTTTAACACTGATTCGGTATGGCGCCCTGATTAATGAGGCACCTTTCACTGATCAGCTATGGCGCTATGTGTCAGCTATATTTTTACATGCAGGGTTCGATCATCTTTTGTTTAATTCCTTCGCGATCCTTGTTTTTGCTCCACCGCTGGAGCGCTTGCTGGGCTCCTTGCGCTATGTTTTGCTATATCTGGTCACAGGTATTGTAGGGAATGTGATGTCCATCGCGCATTATAACATGGTAGCGGAAACGACTATCTCTGTAGGAGCCTCAGGAGCGATATATGGCATCTATGGTGCATTTCTGTACGTTGCCCTGTTTCAACGCTCATTTATGGATGATGCTTCACGCAAAACACTGTACACGCTGCTCGGATTTGGTATCCTGTTTTCTTTCGCTGTGGCGAACATTAACTGGACCGCTCACTTTGGCGGCTTGCTCAGTGGGTTTTTCCTATATGGATTGATGGTTAGATTAACTGGTCAACGTAAACGTCACTAA
- a CDS encoding LysR family transcriptional regulator → MELRQLQYFMKVAQKEHVTQAAEELHVAQSAVSRQIHQLEEELGVNLFMQKGRNLQLTPVGQLFCKRVETIIKDLERAVLEVHEFLDPERGEIRIGFPHSLGIHLIPTVVAEFRKRYPNVKFRFKQGMYPSLIRDVSAGEVDLAFVSPFPDRHDHVEGDVVLTEELFAVLPPNHPLATAKHITLSQLKGEKFILFRDGYSLRPIVWQACLEAGFTPDIAFEGEETDTIRGLVAAGMGVSLLPEMALFQTNPLQPARVSIVDPEVTRTIGLIHRRDDKLPLVAKSFRTFLLDYFGLQGSAVAPNGSAKAD, encoded by the coding sequence GTGGAATTACGACAGTTGCAATACTTCATGAAAGTAGCGCAAAAAGAACATGTCACTCAGGCAGCCGAGGAGCTACATGTGGCGCAATCTGCGGTTAGTCGGCAAATTCATCAGCTTGAAGAGGAACTGGGGGTTAACCTTTTTATGCAAAAAGGCCGCAACTTGCAACTTACGCCGGTGGGACAGCTATTTTGCAAACGGGTTGAAACGATTATAAAGGACTTGGAACGGGCTGTTTTGGAGGTGCATGAGTTTTTGGACCCTGAAAGGGGCGAAATCCGCATCGGTTTTCCACACAGTTTGGGGATTCATCTTATTCCTACGGTGGTGGCTGAGTTCCGTAAGCGGTATCCCAATGTTAAATTCAGATTTAAACAGGGGATGTATCCGAGCTTAATCCGTGATGTGTCCGCAGGTGAGGTGGATTTGGCTTTTGTATCTCCATTTCCGGATCGGCATGATCATGTTGAGGGGGACGTGGTACTGACTGAGGAGTTGTTTGCAGTCCTGCCGCCTAATCATCCTTTGGCTACAGCCAAGCACATCACGCTAAGTCAGCTTAAAGGTGAGAAGTTTATCCTGTTCAGGGACGGATATTCGCTGCGTCCGATTGTATGGCAGGCTTGTCTGGAGGCTGGATTTACGCCGGATATCGCTTTTGAAGGCGAGGAGACGGATACAATTCGCGGATTAGTTGCAGCCGGTATGGGGGTCAGTCTTTTGCCTGAAATGGCATTATTTCAGACCAATCCACTTCAGCCGGCAAGAGTGTCGATTGTTGATCCGGAGGTGACGCGAACGATTGGCTTGATTCACCGCAGGGATGACAAGCTTCCGCTCGTTGCCAAATCGTTTCGCACTTTTTTGTTGGACTATTTTGGTCTTCAAGGCAGTGCAGTTGCTCCGAATGGGAGTGCTAAAGCAGATTGA